From one Tsukamurella tyrosinosolvens genomic stretch:
- a CDS encoding TadA family conjugal transfer-associated ATPase, whose translation MTSPDGDLLARVRERLAHTAAVLTPDVMAAALRAECGGVLGDTDLLDGLAYLETELVGAGRLEPLLADPDVADVLVCGPRTVWVDRGAGLEPAGVLFEDDDAVRRLAARLALAAGRRLDDAQPWVDGHLPAGPGGRAGSGIRLHAVLPPLAHGGTCISLRVLRPATQTLDSLIEGGAVPAEVAGLVRRVVAARLAFLVVGGTGSGKTTLLNGLLGAVDPAERVLCVEDAHELDPVHPHVVSLLARGANVEGVGEVTVRDLVRQALRMRPDRIVVGEVRGAEVVDLLTALNTGHDGGAGTVHANSPREVPARLEALAALGGLGREALHAQLAAAFLSVAIGSVSHSVADGVLGSCCVRLRQCYLGCSGWWGFSRCRVGVPSGPSRRRRGGSRRGLCGGVCVPERTRLRPRAAAQ comes from the coding sequence ATGACGTCCCCGGACGGTGACCTGCTGGCGCGAGTGCGGGAGCGGCTCGCGCACACGGCCGCGGTCCTCACCCCCGATGTCATGGCGGCGGCGCTCCGCGCGGAATGCGGAGGGGTCCTGGGGGATACGGACCTGCTCGACGGCCTGGCCTACCTCGAGACCGAGCTGGTCGGAGCCGGCCGGCTCGAGCCGCTGCTCGCTGACCCGGATGTCGCGGACGTGCTCGTCTGCGGCCCGCGCACGGTGTGGGTCGACCGCGGCGCGGGTCTCGAACCCGCTGGCGTCCTCTTCGAGGACGACGATGCCGTGCGGCGACTGGCCGCGCGCCTCGCGTTGGCGGCCGGGCGGCGGTTGGACGACGCGCAGCCCTGGGTTGACGGCCACCTGCCCGCCGGGCCCGGCGGCCGCGCGGGAAGCGGGATCCGGTTGCACGCGGTGCTTCCTCCCCTCGCGCACGGCGGCACGTGCATCTCGCTGCGCGTACTGCGGCCCGCCACCCAGACGCTCGACTCCCTGATCGAGGGCGGTGCGGTGCCGGCGGAGGTCGCCGGCCTCGTGCGCCGCGTGGTGGCGGCGCGGCTCGCCTTCCTCGTGGTCGGCGGCACGGGCAGCGGTAAGACGACGCTGCTCAACGGTCTGCTCGGCGCGGTGGATCCGGCGGAGCGGGTGCTGTGCGTCGAGGATGCGCACGAGCTCGATCCGGTGCACCCGCACGTCGTCTCCCTGCTGGCGCGGGGCGCCAACGTCGAGGGCGTCGGCGAGGTGACGGTGCGCGATCTGGTGCGGCAGGCGCTGCGGATGCGGCCCGATCGGATCGTCGTCGGCGAGGTCCGTGGCGCCGAGGTCGTCGACCTGCTCACGGCGCTGAACACCGGTCACGACGGCGGTGCCGGCACCGTGCACGCCAATTCCCCGCGCGAGGTGCCGGCCCGGCTCGAGGCACTGGCGGCGCTCGGCGGCCTGGGGCGGGAGGCGCTCCACGCCCAGCTGGCCGCCGCCTTCTTATCTGTAGCTATCGGTTCGGTGTCCCACTCTGTAGCGGACGGTGTTCTGGGGTCGTGCTGTGTTCGTCTGCGTCAGTGTTATCTGGGCTGTAGCGGATGGTGGGGTTTCAGTCGATGCCGAGTTGGTGTTCCCAGCGGTCCCAGTCGTCGCCGGCGGGGTGGCTCTCGCCGCGGGCTTTGCGGTGGCGTGTGCGTTCCTGAGCGAACCAGGCTTCGACCCAGGGCGGCAGCACAGTGA
- a CDS encoding heavy-metal-associated domain-containing protein has translation MPTTITISVTGMHCGSCSLLIDDTLEDLPGVLTSTTSRKKGETTVDLDPTRTTADDVITTITELGYPATLAP, from the coding sequence ATGCCCACGACCATCACCATCAGCGTCACCGGAATGCACTGCGGCAGCTGCTCACTGCTGATCGACGACACCCTCGAAGACCTCCCCGGCGTGCTGACCTCCACCACCTCCCGCAAAAAGGGCGAGACAACCGTCGACCTCGACCCCACACGCACCACCGCCGACGACGTGATCACCACCATCACCGAACTCGGATACCCGGCCACGCTGGCGCCCTAG
- a CDS encoding ISL3-like element ISPfr2 family transposase: MTDTTPPAGFGRPDLTAFARLDGLGLSVTGQRLEPDRAVLACRVVEPDQWCRRCGSEGAARDTVIRRLAHEPLGWRPTVLEVVVRRYRCADCGHVWRQDTSAAAEPRAKLSRTGLRWALEGIVVAHLTVARVAEGLGVAWDTANNAVLAEGKRLLINDPTRFEGVKVIGVDEHVWRHTRRGDKYVTVIIDLTPVRDGAGPARLLDMVEGRSKAAFKTWLADRDDAFRDAVEVVAMDGFTGFKTAAAEEIPDAVTVMDPFHVVRLAGDALDRCRRRVQLAIHGHRGFRDDPLYKSRRTLHTGADLLTDKQSDRLRALFVDDAHVEVEATWGVYQRMIAAYRHEDRQRGRELMEKLITDLSAGVPKVLTELTTLSRTLKKRAADVLAYFERPGTSNGPTEALNGRLEHLRGSALGFRNLTNYIARSLLETGGFRPQLLHPRLG; the protein is encoded by the coding sequence GTGACCGACACAACCCCGCCGGCCGGCTTCGGCCGCCCTGACCTCACCGCCTTCGCTCGACTCGACGGCCTCGGTCTGAGCGTGACCGGACAACGACTTGAACCGGATCGTGCGGTCCTAGCGTGCCGCGTGGTGGAACCAGATCAGTGGTGCCGACGGTGCGGCAGCGAAGGCGCTGCTCGTGACACCGTGATCCGGCGGTTGGCCCACGAGCCGCTGGGCTGGCGACCGACCGTGCTGGAAGTTGTAGTGCGCCGCTACCGCTGTGCCGACTGCGGACACGTGTGGCGCCAAGACACCAGCGCCGCTGCGGAGCCACGCGCGAAGCTCTCGCGCACCGGGCTGCGGTGGGCGCTGGAAGGGATCGTGGTCGCACACCTCACCGTCGCCCGTGTCGCCGAGGGACTCGGGGTCGCGTGGGACACCGCCAACAACGCGGTCCTGGCTGAAGGCAAGCGGCTGCTGATCAACGACCCCACGCGGTTCGAGGGCGTGAAGGTCATTGGCGTCGATGAGCACGTCTGGCGCCACACCAGGCGTGGCGACAAGTATGTCACCGTGATCATCGACCTCACCCCGGTCCGCGATGGCGCCGGCCCAGCAAGGCTGCTGGACATGGTCGAGGGCCGGTCGAAGGCGGCGTTCAAGACCTGGCTCGCCGACCGCGACGACGCCTTCCGTGACGCGGTCGAGGTGGTCGCGATGGACGGCTTCACCGGGTTCAAGACCGCCGCTGCGGAGGAGATCCCGGACGCGGTCACGGTGATGGATCCCTTCCACGTCGTGCGCCTGGCCGGTGACGCCCTCGACAGGTGCCGGCGCCGGGTCCAACTCGCGATCCACGGGCACCGTGGGTTCAGGGACGACCCGCTCTACAAGTCGCGGCGCACGCTGCACACCGGCGCGGACCTGCTCACCGACAAGCAGAGCGACAGGCTACGCGCGCTGTTCGTTGATGACGCTCACGTCGAGGTCGAGGCGACCTGGGGTGTCTACCAGCGCATGATCGCCGCCTATCGCCACGAGGACCGGCAACGTGGCCGCGAGCTCATGGAGAAGCTGATCACCGACCTCAGCGCCGGCGTCCCCAAGGTGCTCACCGAGCTCACCACCCTGAGCCGGACCCTGAAGAAGCGAGCCGCTGACGTGCTCGCCTACTTCGAACGACCCGGCACCAGCAACGGGCCGACCGAGGCGCTCAACGGACGGCTCGAACACCTGCGCGGCTCCGCACTCGGGTTCCGCAACCTGACCAACTACATCGCCCGAAGCCTGCTCGAGACCGGCGGCTTCAGACCCCAACTCCTACACCCCCGATTGGGATGA
- a CDS encoding putative quinol monooxygenase, with translation MSTPASLPYAFVAKIVAADGQHDALADLLAGAVALANEEVGTIVWFAVRTHADTFWIFDAFPDEAARDAHANGAIVAALMANQHLLGAAPEILAADVLASKLP, from the coding sequence ATGTCCACACCCGCATCACTTCCGTATGCCTTCGTCGCCAAGATCGTCGCGGCCGATGGACAGCACGACGCGCTCGCCGATCTGCTCGCCGGCGCTGTCGCGCTCGCCAACGAAGAAGTAGGAACGATTGTCTGGTTCGCGGTCAGGACCCACGCCGACACCTTCTGGATCTTCGATGCATTCCCCGACGAGGCCGCTCGCGACGCCCACGCCAACGGCGCCATCGTCGCAGCCCTGATGGCCAACCAGCACCTCCTCGGCGCAGCACCCGAGATCCTGGCGGCCGACGTCCTCGCGTCCAAGCTTCCGTAG
- the merA gene encoding mercury(II) reductase, with amino-acid sequence MPTNYDLAIIGSGGGAFAAAIRASTLGKSLVMIERGTLGGTCVNTGCVPSKALIAAAAARHAAADAPGRFPGITTAAGPVDMPTAVAGKQSLVDILRTAKYAEIADSYGWQTRRGFASFAGTPDAPVLDITDVDGNVETVTAEHYLIATGARPWAPPIPGLDEAGYLTSTAAMDLTQLPQSLLVLGGGYVALEQAQLFARLGSQVTLLARSQLASKEEPEVSRTLAEVFADEGIQVKRGAVPLHVTRTADGTVTVTSDVSGRLQEDRADQILVALGRRPATDAMNLATVGVHTGDSGQILVSDHLQSSNPRVWAAGDVTGHPQFVYVAARHGTLVADNSLAGAAKSVDYTRLPRVTFTNPAIGTVGITEEQARTAGIRCACRVLPLDHVPRAVVNRDTRGFIKIVTNAATGEVLGLTTVAENAGELVATGVHILGKTVTEIANAWTPYLTMAEGIQIAAKSFVTDVSKLSCCA; translated from the coding sequence ATGCCCACCAACTATGACCTCGCGATCATCGGGTCCGGCGGCGGCGCGTTCGCTGCCGCAATCCGCGCGAGCACACTCGGGAAGTCGCTGGTGATGATCGAGCGCGGCACGCTTGGGGGGACCTGCGTGAACACCGGCTGCGTACCGTCCAAAGCCCTGATCGCGGCCGCCGCAGCACGGCACGCCGCTGCCGACGCTCCCGGCCGGTTCCCAGGCATCACAACGGCCGCAGGGCCGGTGGACATGCCCACGGCAGTCGCCGGAAAGCAGTCGCTGGTCGACATCTTGCGGACCGCGAAATACGCCGAGATCGCCGACTCTTACGGGTGGCAGACCCGGCGGGGCTTCGCGTCATTCGCCGGCACACCGGATGCGCCGGTCCTCGACATCACCGACGTCGACGGCAACGTCGAAACCGTCACGGCCGAGCACTACCTGATCGCCACCGGCGCCCGCCCCTGGGCACCACCGATACCCGGGCTGGACGAGGCGGGGTATCTGACCTCGACCGCGGCAATGGACCTGACACAGCTTCCCCAGTCACTGCTAGTGCTCGGCGGCGGCTACGTCGCCTTGGAACAGGCACAGCTGTTCGCCCGCCTAGGATCGCAGGTCACGCTGCTGGCCCGGTCGCAACTAGCGTCGAAAGAAGAACCAGAGGTCTCCAGGACGCTGGCCGAGGTCTTCGCCGATGAAGGGATCCAAGTCAAACGAGGAGCGGTACCCCTCCATGTCACCCGCACCGCAGACGGCACGGTGACCGTCACCAGCGATGTGTCCGGACGCTTGCAGGAAGATCGCGCCGACCAGATTCTCGTTGCCCTCGGCCGCCGCCCCGCCACCGATGCAATGAACCTCGCCACGGTCGGAGTCCACACCGGCGACTCCGGACAGATCCTCGTCAGCGACCACCTGCAATCGTCCAACCCCCGGGTCTGGGCCGCAGGCGATGTCACCGGCCATCCGCAGTTCGTCTACGTCGCCGCCCGCCACGGCACCCTGGTCGCCGACAACTCACTCGCAGGCGCCGCCAAGTCCGTCGACTACACTCGACTGCCGCGAGTGACTTTCACCAACCCGGCGATCGGCACAGTCGGCATCACAGAAGAGCAGGCACGTACAGCGGGGATCCGCTGCGCCTGTCGCGTCCTGCCGCTCGACCACGTGCCCCGCGCGGTGGTGAACCGGGACACCCGAGGGTTCATAAAGATCGTCACCAACGCCGCCACGGGCGAGGTCCTCGGCCTGACCACCGTCGCCGAGAACGCAGGAGAACTGGTCGCCACCGGCGTTCACATCTTGGGCAAAACCGTCACCGAGATCGCCAACGCCTGGACGCCCTACCTGACCATGGCCGAAGGCATCCAGATCGCCGCCAAGTCCTTTGTCACCGACGTCTCGAAGCTGTCCTGCTGCGCCTAA
- a CDS encoding sulfite exporter TauE/SafE family protein: MNLTAVLITGLFAGGVSCAAVQGGLLTGLITRQRAHATTPSSGRSPRQSVLATLGEDLTPVGGFLAGKLLAYTVLGALLGALGSVVQLSVGARTWLQIGAGVLIIVLGLAQLGVPGFRGIVIEPPASWASFVRGRARSRQAFAPALLGVATVLIPCGVTLSVEALALASGAAVQGAAIMAVFVVGTSPLFAVLGYAARKAASVWNNRLAVATGIVVVALGLFTLNGGLELAGSPWAASRIGSNIGLSAAAADTTAATITDGKQQVVITASSAGYSPKNVQIKAGIPTILILRASRDAGCTRTFTIPSRGEEKTLPATGDTRLDLGALTPGTLPYVCGMGMYTGTLTIV, encoded by the coding sequence GTGAACCTCACCGCTGTCCTGATCACCGGCCTGTTCGCCGGCGGCGTCTCGTGCGCCGCGGTGCAAGGCGGCCTTCTGACCGGCCTGATCACCCGGCAACGCGCCCACGCCACCACTCCGAGCAGCGGCCGCAGCCCGCGGCAGTCTGTGCTCGCCACTCTCGGTGAGGACCTGACCCCCGTCGGTGGCTTCCTCGCCGGGAAACTCCTCGCCTACACCGTGCTCGGCGCCCTCCTCGGCGCCTTAGGCTCAGTCGTGCAGCTGTCCGTCGGGGCGCGGACGTGGCTGCAGATCGGCGCCGGCGTGCTGATCATCGTGCTCGGCCTCGCCCAGCTCGGCGTCCCCGGATTCCGCGGCATCGTCATCGAGCCCCCGGCCTCGTGGGCCAGCTTCGTGCGCGGCCGGGCCCGCTCGCGCCAAGCGTTCGCACCCGCACTGCTCGGCGTCGCCACCGTACTCATCCCGTGCGGGGTCACACTCTCCGTCGAAGCGCTCGCCCTCGCCTCCGGGGCAGCGGTCCAAGGCGCGGCGATCATGGCCGTCTTCGTCGTCGGCACCAGCCCACTGTTCGCCGTGCTGGGCTACGCAGCGCGCAAAGCCGCCAGCGTCTGGAACAACCGCCTCGCTGTCGCGACCGGGATCGTCGTCGTCGCCCTCGGCCTGTTCACCCTCAACGGGGGCCTCGAGCTCGCCGGATCCCCGTGGGCCGCCAGCCGCATCGGCAGCAACATCGGCCTGAGCGCCGCGGCCGCCGACACCACCGCCGCGACCATCACCGACGGCAAACAGCAGGTAGTCATCACCGCCAGTTCCGCCGGCTACAGCCCGAAGAACGTGCAGATCAAAGCCGGAATCCCCACCATTTTGATCCTCCGCGCTAGCAGAGACGCCGGTTGCACCCGCACGTTCACCATCCCCAGCCGCGGCGAAGAGAAGACTCTCCCCGCGACCGGTGACACTCGCCTCGACCTCGGCGCCCTCACCCCCGGCACCCTCCCGTACGTGTGTGGCATGGGCATGTACACCGGCACTCTCACCATCGTCTAA
- a CDS encoding multicopper oxidase family protein, translating to MVYASRRAVIAAGLGLVGSGVLAACGGTSTSKPGGGSRSIQGPPLQATPQAGQKVVETTLTARESTVDLGGITARTWAYDDALPGKVIRAKAGDFLRVTLDNKLPADTTIHWHGIRLRNEADGVPGVTQDAIRPGRRFVYEFTAPDPGTHYFHPHVGAQLDRALYAPIIIDDPTERGAYDDEWIVVLDDWTDGVGKNPDQILADFQAKTGSLKPGMDMGGMDHSSMPGMSSSPLGDAGDVIYPHYLINGRIPAAPTEFRAKPGQRIRLRIINAGSDTVFRVALGGHTMTVTHTDGHRVNDKQARALFVAMGERYDVTVTAGAGAFPLVAAAEGKKGQALAVLRTGSGDAPAADVRPAELDGPVLLGASELTAADSARLPDREPDSTLKVTLNGQMDPYAWGINGKKHGEDKPLIVRKGQRLRMQITNETMMLHPMHIHGHTWALPGSRGLRKDTLLLKPMGSVEVDLDADNPGSWALHCHNIYHMEMGMMTTLRYSGTQ from the coding sequence ATGGTGTACGCATCACGGCGCGCGGTGATTGCGGCTGGCCTGGGCCTGGTTGGGTCGGGGGTACTCGCCGCGTGCGGCGGCACGAGCACCAGCAAGCCGGGCGGCGGCTCGCGATCGATACAGGGCCCGCCGCTGCAGGCGACACCCCAGGCCGGGCAGAAGGTCGTCGAAACGACGCTCACCGCGCGGGAGAGCACCGTCGACCTCGGCGGCATTACCGCCCGGACTTGGGCGTACGACGACGCCCTACCGGGCAAAGTCATCCGCGCCAAGGCCGGCGATTTCCTGCGCGTCACCCTCGACAACAAGCTTCCCGCCGACACCACCATCCACTGGCACGGGATCCGGCTCCGCAACGAAGCCGACGGTGTTCCCGGCGTCACCCAGGACGCGATCCGTCCCGGAAGAAGGTTCGTCTACGAGTTCACCGCACCGGACCCGGGCACCCACTACTTCCATCCGCATGTCGGCGCCCAACTCGACCGCGCCCTCTACGCCCCGATCATCATCGATGATCCCACCGAACGCGGCGCCTACGACGACGAGTGGATCGTCGTCCTCGACGACTGGACCGACGGCGTCGGCAAGAACCCCGACCAGATCCTGGCCGACTTCCAGGCCAAGACCGGGTCACTCAAACCCGGAATGGATATGGGTGGCATGGATCACTCCTCGATGCCCGGCATGAGCAGCTCACCGCTCGGCGATGCCGGCGACGTGATCTACCCGCACTACCTCATCAACGGCCGGATCCCCGCGGCGCCGACCGAGTTCCGCGCCAAACCAGGACAGCGGATCCGCTTACGGATCATCAACGCCGGCTCCGACACTGTCTTCCGGGTCGCCCTCGGCGGCCACACCATGACCGTCACCCACACCGATGGACACCGGGTCAATGACAAGCAAGCTCGGGCACTGTTCGTCGCCATGGGCGAACGGTACGACGTGACCGTCACCGCGGGCGCCGGCGCGTTCCCTCTCGTCGCCGCCGCGGAAGGCAAGAAGGGTCAGGCACTGGCGGTCCTGCGCACCGGATCCGGCGACGCACCCGCTGCCGACGTTCGCCCCGCTGAACTGGACGGCCCCGTCCTGCTCGGGGCGTCCGAATTGACCGCCGCCGACTCCGCGCGCCTACCCGACCGCGAACCGGACTCGACGCTCAAGGTCACGCTCAACGGCCAGATGGACCCGTACGCGTGGGGCATCAACGGCAAGAAGCACGGCGAAGACAAACCGTTGATAGTCCGGAAAGGCCAGCGCCTGCGGATGCAGATCACCAACGAAACGATGATGCTGCACCCCATGCATATCCACGGCCACACCTGGGCCCTGCCCGGCAGCAGAGGCCTGCGCAAGGACACCCTGCTCCTCAAACCGATGGGCTCGGTCGAGGTCGACCTCGACGCGGACAACCCCGGCAGCTGGGCCCTGCATTGCCATAACATCTATCACATGGAGATGGGCATGATGACCACCCTCCGGTACTCCGGTACACAGTGA
- a CDS encoding GlxA family transcriptional regulator produces the protein MRIGLIAIDGCFGSAVASIIDIVRVADGARSDVDPRIDAIELAILGPKRRVTTTASMTLSVDHPLSESGEFDVVVVPALGTLTAAATHDALQSRDARSVIASLGRLDEATTRIAAACTGVFAVAETGRMHHRRATTSWFLGPEFLKRYPTVALDLDTMVVVDGNLVTAGAAFAHIDLALSLVRSISPDLAQHVAKLLIIDERPSQAAFVAYEHLRHEDPIVVEFERFVRARLDEPFNVAFVAQSLGTSRRTLERRVRAALNLTPLGFVQRLRIERARHLSATTDLTSAEIALRVGYANAETLRSLLRRERRRS, from the coding sequence ATGCGTATCGGACTGATCGCGATCGACGGCTGCTTCGGTTCGGCTGTCGCGTCGATCATCGACATCGTGCGGGTGGCCGACGGAGCCCGCAGCGATGTCGACCCGCGGATCGACGCGATCGAACTCGCCATCCTCGGACCGAAACGGCGAGTGACCACGACGGCATCGATGACCCTGTCGGTGGACCACCCGCTGTCGGAGTCCGGAGAGTTCGACGTGGTCGTCGTCCCTGCGCTTGGAACCCTCACGGCCGCCGCGACCCACGACGCCCTCCAGAGCCGAGATGCTCGTTCGGTCATCGCCTCGCTCGGGCGCCTCGACGAGGCGACCACCCGGATCGCCGCGGCGTGCACCGGCGTGTTCGCTGTCGCCGAGACTGGACGGATGCATCATCGGCGGGCGACGACCAGTTGGTTCCTGGGGCCGGAGTTCCTGAAGCGCTATCCGACCGTCGCCCTCGATCTCGACACCATGGTCGTGGTCGACGGGAACCTCGTCACCGCCGGCGCCGCGTTCGCCCACATCGACCTCGCGCTCTCACTCGTGCGATCGATCAGCCCCGACCTGGCCCAACATGTCGCCAAGCTCCTCATCATAGACGAGCGTCCGTCGCAGGCGGCCTTCGTCGCCTACGAACATCTCCGGCACGAGGACCCGATCGTCGTCGAGTTCGAACGCTTCGTGCGCGCCCGCCTGGACGAACCGTTCAACGTCGCCTTCGTCGCGCAGTCGCTCGGCACCAGCCGGCGCACCCTCGAACGACGAGTCCGTGCGGCGCTCAACCTCACTCCGCTCGGCTTCGTCCAACGGCTTCGCATCGAACGAGCTCGGCACCTCTCAGCAACCACGGACCTCACCTCCGCCGAGATCGCGCTACGGGTCGGCTACGCGAACGCCGAGACTCTGCGCTCCCTCCTGCGCAGGGAGCGACGCCGTTCCTGA
- a CDS encoding helix-turn-helix domain-containing protein — MGTVTDLDSRASRSPLSTDRCAVAATLSATRERRGLTAKQVADALGRSPSYVSRAESGDGSVSGADLTLWAQVLDVTEELLCTVLPQEPPEGVHFRSQTVTKRLQDRLIQHANFAGWMLNRLHEDTLATAVHPRSVPQLDVDLLDEGSEEAAQLVRQAWRIHGPVSDIAGLLESAGIMILPMPADVDKVDAISVRTTGPVTAVILLNPHAPEDRQRHTLAHELGHLVMDELSGVSLGLKEIENRADRFAAEFLAPYGSLRDELRGITPARIDTLDDLRRRWGVSLSALVRRAHVHADITESQYRYWFRTLNARNLLRDKRRSTYPVRPQAAAEFFASLRNSRYAVADIAAITATRPRELQDVFGDSWPFPRLRPQLSSV; from the coding sequence ATGGGAACGGTGACGGATCTTGATTCGCGGGCGTCGCGTTCGCCGCTGTCGACCGACCGCTGCGCGGTGGCCGCCACATTGAGCGCCACCCGTGAGCGCCGCGGACTGACGGCCAAGCAGGTTGCTGATGCCTTGGGGCGTTCCCCGAGTTACGTCTCGCGCGCTGAGAGCGGCGACGGATCGGTCAGTGGTGCGGATCTGACGTTGTGGGCGCAGGTGCTCGATGTGACCGAGGAGCTGCTGTGCACGGTGTTGCCGCAGGAGCCGCCCGAGGGTGTGCACTTCCGTAGCCAAACTGTCACTAAGCGGTTGCAGGACAGGTTGATTCAGCATGCGAACTTCGCCGGTTGGATGCTCAACCGGTTGCATGAGGACACGTTGGCGACCGCGGTGCATCCGCGGTCGGTGCCGCAGCTGGATGTGGACCTGCTCGATGAGGGGTCGGAGGAGGCCGCGCAGCTGGTGCGGCAGGCGTGGCGCATCCATGGCCCGGTCTCCGACATCGCCGGCCTGCTCGAGAGCGCCGGGATCATGATCTTGCCGATGCCCGCCGATGTGGACAAGGTCGACGCGATCAGCGTCCGCACCACCGGCCCGGTGACCGCTGTGATCCTGCTCAACCCCCACGCGCCGGAGGATCGGCAGCGGCACACCCTCGCCCACGAGCTGGGGCACCTGGTGATGGATGAACTGTCGGGTGTGTCGTTGGGGCTCAAGGAGATCGAGAACCGGGCGGATCGGTTCGCCGCGGAGTTCCTCGCCCCATACGGGTCGTTGCGCGACGAGCTGCGGGGGATCACCCCGGCCCGGATCGACACCCTCGACGATCTGCGGCGCCGGTGGGGGGTAAGCCTGTCGGCGCTGGTGCGCCGCGCGCACGTGCACGCCGACATCACCGAATCGCAGTACCGGTACTGGTTCCGCACCCTCAACGCCCGGAACCTGCTGCGGGACAAGCGGCGATCGACGTACCCGGTCCGGCCGCAGGCGGCCGCGGAGTTCTTCGCCTCACTGCGGAACAGTCGCTACGCCGTCGCCGATATCGCTGCGATCACCGCGACCAGGCCCCGGGAGTTGCAGGACGTGTTCGGCGACTCGTGGCCGTTCCCGCGGCTGCGGCCGCAGCTGAGCAGCGTCTAA
- the ssd gene encoding septum site-determining protein Ssd yields MQGIEIGMAVADGALADDVRRAAAAAARSVTVIDRGRPRACWASAAGLVLDLGAATAMAEAARAGGLPRRDGVAIVAAEAGMAELAAAVEVGAAQVFVLPAQVRELARFLAAREQDDGARSRVVAVLGGHGGAGASVLAAAVAVTAPGRGITALAVDADPWGGGLDLLLGCADMPGLRWGDLALRGGHVPSDALVAALPGRAGAVAVLSAGGAVAGTSDAVGGASPPEIPVEGLLAVIDAGRRSVGVTVVDLPRRDDPATSACLEVADVVLVVVGATVRGCVAARSVIDGVARRARRVGLVVRGPAPGGLSARDVERAVGAPLLVSMRPQPGLASQLDDGGLRLRRGTPLAVAAGRVLDGVRRGAA; encoded by the coding sequence ATGCAGGGGATCGAGATCGGGATGGCGGTGGCCGACGGGGCCCTGGCCGACGACGTACGACGGGCCGCGGCCGCCGCCGCACGGTCGGTCACGGTCATCGACCGTGGCCGACCGCGCGCGTGCTGGGCCTCGGCTGCGGGGTTGGTGCTCGATCTCGGCGCTGCGACCGCGATGGCGGAGGCGGCGCGAGCGGGCGGCCTCCCACGTCGCGACGGGGTGGCGATCGTCGCGGCCGAGGCGGGGATGGCCGAACTGGCGGCGGCCGTCGAGGTCGGCGCGGCACAGGTCTTCGTGCTGCCCGCGCAGGTCCGTGAACTGGCACGATTTCTCGCGGCCCGGGAACAGGACGACGGTGCGCGGTCCCGCGTGGTCGCCGTCCTCGGCGGGCACGGCGGAGCCGGCGCCTCCGTCCTCGCGGCGGCCGTCGCCGTGACGGCGCCCGGCCGCGGGATCACCGCGCTCGCGGTCGACGCCGACCCGTGGGGCGGCGGTCTCGACCTGCTCCTCGGCTGCGCGGACATGCCCGGCCTCCGCTGGGGCGACCTCGCGCTGCGCGGCGGGCACGTGCCGTCCGACGCCCTGGTCGCGGCGCTTCCGGGGCGTGCCGGGGCCGTCGCGGTGCTGTCGGCGGGCGGGGCGGTCGCCGGGACGAGCGACGCCGTGGGCGGGGCGTCGCCGCCCGAGATCCCGGTCGAGGGCCTGCTCGCCGTGATCGACGCGGGCCGCCGCAGCGTGGGCGTCACCGTCGTCGACCTGCCCCGGCGGGACGACCCGGCGACCTCCGCATGCCTCGAAGTCGCGGACGTGGTGCTCGTCGTCGTCGGCGCCACGGTGCGGGGGTGCGTCGCCGCGCGTTCCGTGATCGACGGGGTGGCGCGCCGCGCGCGACGGGTCGGGCTGGTGGTGCGCGGTCCCGCGCCCGGCGGGCTCTCTGCGCGCGACGTCGAGCGGGCCGTCGGTGCGCCGCTGCTGGTATCGATGCGCCCGCAGCCGGGCCTCGCCTCCCAGCTCGACGACGGTGGGCTGCGGCTGCGGCGGGGAACGCCGCTGGCCGTCGCGGCCGGGCGTGTGCTCGACGGCGTGCGGAGGGGAGCGGCATGA